GCTAAAGGACATGCAGGATTgaaggaaagatttatttttcaaaatctagtTATTTTTTAGGGTGACTTGAATGCTTTATAGGCTGAGTTGAAGGATCCAGAGAAGAgggctttcctgtttttttctgaactgtgtgtaatctcttcttcctttaaaTGCCCACTTTGTCCTTCTCTCCTGGCAGGCACTTATAATTGCTCTACTAGAGACAAAGCTCCAAAGGCAGGCCTGTGTCTTGCATGACATCTTACTGATACACATAATAGGCCTGTAAGAATGTCCTGAATATGGCCAGATCCTCTTTGGTAGACTGAGCTCCCTCCACCCTTTATGCTCAACTAGGGCCAGACTCGAAGCTTCACCATGTGCTCCATCACCGAAGTTACTCAAAACACTCACACCacgcagaaaacctaaacaaacatCCATGTTTGAAAGAGTCTCTAAGTTCTCCCAAGTCTTTCTCAAAGGCCGGGCCGCCTGGGATTCTCCAGTCCTTTCCTCTAAAGACTCAAAAGTTCCTCTTGATTGCCCTGAGCAACTGAACTCTTCCCCTTACCTGCACAGGTCAGAACTGGGACCTCCCTTGGTTCCTGAAGCATGCTGCTTGGAGATCTCACTTATagggtatgtatgtatgtctctAACATTCACTAAATGCTTCTATCAATATTTCTCAAAGTATAGTCCACAGGCCACCTGGAGAAGAATCACCCAGGGTGCTTTCACAGGCAGATTTCTGGGTCCAACACTtactgaaccagaatctctgggggtgggggtgcccatGAATGTTTGAGAACCAATGGCTGTATACTGTGCCAGACCTGATCTGTATGCTTCTCCTTCCAACATTTTGTGGCCTTTATGTATCCATAAACCCCCAGATTGTCAGGCTTTTGGACCTGCACCCACTCTACAAGGGCTGACCTCACCATACCAAGGGTCCTGGTCTCTGCAGCTCCCGTGCCCTCTCCTTCGGGTGAGTTCTTCCCTGGCCTGTACcacttcccttcttttcctcccacCACAGCAGTCAGCCATACCCTACGTCTGCCCAAATCCCACCCGCGCTTGGAACCCCTCGATCGGCATTGTTCCTGGAGTACACACTTTTTTGCCTTGCTTGTTTCATGATACAATGATAACTATTTCCTGAGCATATGTACCTGGAGATACGGTAAGTGTCTAAGAATGCCTGGGCtacaattctttttgttttgctcagaGCAGCTAGCAAAGAAGTTTGTCCCTGACTGTGCTGGCTGGGTGGGTGAGCGGGGAAGGGCAGTGAAGGAGGTCTAAGCAGGTCAGAAGCATTCCCTGGGAAGTCCTTTCTCTATCAGAATGTGTCCAGGCCCCTGAGAGCCTTCCCTGATGGGATTCTGGGGAGCAGATACAGCccaggaaaaaggaaggagacaggTTCACTCTGAGAAAAGACATGGCATTTttggaaagcaaaaagaaagcttGACTCATTTTCACCTTGTTTTTTAATCCAAcctttggtatttaaaaaaattagcttttgaaGATAACGGATCTAATGTGAGGAACAGAATCATGGCTGAAAGATAGAGATAAGTCACTAAAAATGTACTgcttttcctccccacccacagatgCAAACAGGCCCTTGGCGGTAACAGATGGACGGAGAGCAGGAATCTGGGAGCAGGGCTACACCAAAAAGGCCTCTCTCTTAATGTATTttccctcctctggcctcagACCCTACTACTTTGGGAGTCAGAACACTTTTAATtgctggtatttttaaaaggacagtgAAAGCAGCTCAGAGGTAGGTGCCTAAAAAAGAACCTTTTTCAATTTGCTCTCTATTGTCAGACGTGAAAGCACTGCAGACAGAATCACTTCCTTCCCACACTGGCTTCCTCTGACCACGGCTTTGAAGGCCTCGCAGCCTCCCGCCCCTCCAGATGCTTTTCCAGTGCGCACCAGGTAAGTTTAGGGAGAccttttcctcattttgtaaCTTCTATCCTCTCACTTAGGAATACAGGAGTCCCTACTCTACTAACTTAGAACTTCCAACCTTTTTAGAAACCTCCTGAACAAATGCACATtgtaaaagaagagagagggagggcttagctcagtggcagagtgtctgtttagcatgcatgaggttctgggttcaatccccagtacctccactaaaaataaataaataaacctaattacgaccccctccccaaatcccctaaaaaataaaataaataaaagaaagtgaaaagttaaaaacagtaacaacaaacaaacaaagggtGCATGTGTGTTGTGGAAGAGAACCACTAAATATCATGTCTAAAAGACAAATGTTAAGCGTTGGTCTTGTTTGGGTACGTTGTACATTCTTAGAAAGCAGCAACTGGAGCACTCAGGAACCACAAGGTCTATCAGTTGCTCTCTGGGGTAAAACATTGCTGTGATCCTATGGTCTGTTATATGTCTTTCCTCCCATCATGGAGCCAAGTTCATGTTCCAAGAAAAGGAGAGATGAAAGCAGTGTCAAGCTAAAGACGTaggaatattttaattcatatgttttaattcattatgtaataataatatcACAGTCTATTTTACAAGTTAAATGTTTGAAATAGAAATGGTAGGAAAAAACTAAATGTGGGTCAGGAACATGAAATTTTCCAAAACCAGGGGCCAAAGGGAGAAGTGTTGCCTGCAGGGCccaagaaggaggcagggagggtgacAAGAATAGCTCATGGTGTGTTTGTCCCTGTGTCTACTCCAGGAAGGAGTTGAGGCATGCCCTCTGCCCTGGACTGGGGTTGGGAGTTTAGTCTGGTCAGTGGACGATGGCGGCTTGAGAGAAAAAGGCCATCTGGTTACCTACACGCTGGTCCCCTGGTGGCTGCAGGTGGGTTTTGCCGTAGAGGGAATTCGGGGTGGAAGtgtcaaaaatcaaatatatggaggaaaaaagcaaacagtttcctccttccccctaaaaaaacaaattcttgaaATGCACACACATTCTTCTCTCAAACGTAGAAAAGTCTCACTCTGGATGTGCTTACAAGAAGATCGTCGTCAAAAAACTTTGTCTCTATGATAACATTCCCACTATAAGTAAGAAGAGAGGGCAAAAGAGTGAGTGTGTTAGGCAACAGATTTCAATTCCGCAAAGTGGTTTCAATCTGGGTTTGCTGGGCCCATGGACATGCACTCACCTATAACCCTGCCTTGGGGATATTAAAATCTGTGTCCATATAGGGTTAGATGTCTAACATGACATTTAACTTGTGTCTTTAATTCAGAAATCAGGAGAGAGAGCATGTCTTAATCCACTGTATACTTAAGGCCCTTAGTAGAGTGCTCTGCACACAGGTGTGCTTATAAATATAGCAAACTTTCTGATTCACATGGAAACCTACAGACCTTAGAGGTGGTATCTTTCCCTAAAAAAAACCTACTCTAGTGGACAGCTGTGTCTATTCTCACTTTGGGTAACAGTACCCTGCTCTTCTGTTGAGGAACTACCCTATCTCCAGTCCATGGGTCAATCAAgtggcccctccctcacctggcaaAGGGCTGGGCATAAGATGTAATGTGGGCCAATCAGACTCTCCCCCCTGAGCAGGATCCTTTCTATAGCTGCTCCTTGAGGAAACCATCCACCTTTCCTGCCACCTGCGTCTTTCAAGCTGCTTAGGTCTCAGTCCCACCCTTTCAACTCTGTCATGTTAGGCAGAGTCAGTTTCTATGGTTTAAGATGCAAGAACTCCAAAAGATGCACCTGTATTGTACATAGcgcaatttcatttttcttggtatTTCAGTGTTTCCAATCCAAACTACTCTTGAACCAAGTTAAGGGCAACAGTGGTACTGTTTGGGGGTTCTAAAAAGTTAGGACATGACTTTCATAACATAAATATGTTATCACAGACTGACTGGTGTTAGTACCTGAAAGAAATCAGACTTGGTCAAGAAGAAGTCCAATAAGGGTTAATAAAATCTAAAAGATGCCCTTCTACATACAACACTGTCCTCTTCCAGGGTAATTGATAGCAAGCAGATACATTTTTTGCTggtaattaattataaaataggtaagtaagGAACTCAAGATCTGACTGGCTgatggaatataaaaatatctactgttataattaaaaatctcttagaaaaatcaaatgcatggaggaagggagacataaaataaacaaagacataaaataaataacatctatTTACAAATTCAATGTGGCTTTCATTAAGGACCCGTTTAAAGACATTATCCAATATTACACAATTATCTGTGTGAATAATTTGTTACCAGGAATATTACTAAAACCTCTGAAAGACTAATATCTTTTCCCAAGAGAAAATGGTAGGTGGTCAGTTATTGACAGACAGTTTCGGACAAAGAACAAACTGATTACTCTTTGAGCAGGAAGCATAGTTATTAAAGCTGTTAAAGTGGTAAGCTAGTCTCTGAAAAACTATAACCAAACATTATCGTCTAAAACAGAATTAGGACTTTGTTAGATTCTGTTGAAGGCTACTCAAAGTACAGAGCACCAGAAGTTTGCTAGTCAGGAAAGAAACCAAATTAGCATAGATTTAATATGTATTAAGTGCCAGTTTCCTTCCATatcacctcatttcatcctcactaTACCTCTGTGAGAGAGAATTACTAATTCTACATTTATAGAGGAGAAGaataaggcccagagaggtaaagtaagtTGTCCAAGATTTCACAGCTAGTCAGGGTTAATCAGGAATTTAGCCTAAAGGTCTAATCTaaagttttattctttccattctATCACACTGTCTTTTTCACATGACAAAAGTCAGTAAGCTGTAAACTTGGATACCCCTGGATACTTTTTTACCCTTATTCTCAACCTCAGTTGCCTGTCCGCTGAATGGGACCACGAGTCCCACATGCCTGAGATGCCCACTGATAGGCACTCCAGTTCTCCAGCCCACTCACTCACGTTAGCACGCTGGCTGGCATCATCTGGGACTCAGGCGCTGCCTCTATCAGGGACTGCCAGGTGTTTGTGGAGTTAGGGATCACAAAGCCAAACTCGAAGAACCAttctgaaggaagaaggaaaagcgGGTGAGCTGGTGCCCTGGGCAGAGCTGCAGGGCTCCTTGATCCCCTCCTTTAGAGCAAGCCTCTTCCTATCCCAAGAACCACCAATGAAGCCATCAGAAACCTCCCAGACCAGAGGCACAAGAAAGGACATGGGAGCCCCCTTCAGGCTGTTCCCTGGACCACACCAGAAGCCTGCTCCCTATGCTTTGGGGTCTAAAGAACTAGGCCAGCAACATTTTCTTTGACATAGGCTGGCTGTAAACTATAAGCAGAAGTACAGAATAGGCCCTTTCCCTTGGAATTTCAGCTCTAAGACACATATGTGCACTCATACACTTCACTGTGAAAACTCAAGGCGGAGTGGCCTTGCCCATCCAATCTGTCCGAGACCGTGTGGAGAGCCCTGAACCAGGCCCCAGTCAGCAGCTTCCTTATGACAACATTACAACCCCACATCAGTGACAGAGCAGGCACCAACCCCAGGTCCACCAGGGTCAGAAATCCTTTTTGTTGGGCTCAAAGCCCCTTGTAGTTGCCagctttctttttgcttcttttctctggGGCTCCCCTACCTGCCAGGGTGTTGGAACCCTATCACAAACTGAGTTGCAAAATAAGTGTTATCAGAGCTGTGCTTTAGTCCACTGGGTCTTGACTTTTGTCCCTGTCACCCTAAGCCCGGATTTCAGGCATGTAAGCAGCAGAATACCTTCTAGGCATTGCCCTTTGAAGTAAACTTTTTGTTCCAGGCggaatttttccatttgctcTGCTGAAGAGAAGTTCAATTCTCGAGACACTGCCTTGCATTTGAGGATTTTCTTGGGAACACGGgctggtaaagaaaaaaaattgaaaccattTCTGGGAACTTTTTACAGCTGATTTAAAGAACATGTTATCTATGTTAAATTTCAGAGACTGCCTTGGTAACAGAATTATACTTTTTAACCAAGTTGGTCTGGTGCATTTGACCAAAAGATCTTTAAGTAACAACAGATTTAGTGCATCTAAAGGCCTTACATAGCTCCTCTTATCAGGAAGGGGGCTGAATGGGCaccttttttctattcttttctgttggttttaactttttttcctcttattttagggagataaaaatgcaaattttcttagggaaaaaaccTGAGATCTTAGTTTACATCTTTGGGTATGTTCTAATGCTAAAATTTCAGTACAAAGTGGGTTTTGGGAAGTGGGAGAAACACAATAAAAGTACTAGGGATGTCAGCACCATGCGGACTGACATGCTGTGCCTCTGGAGGCGTGGCCCCTCGTGGGTCTGTGTTAAAACTTAGCTCCCTGATGCCTGGGCCCTGCTCCCGAGTCGTCAGCCCTGTGCGGACAAAGGGTGGCTGAGTACCTTCATGCTCCACTCCAGGGACTGACAGGTCTTCTGTTCCTTGCCAGAGTATCTTCCCTGTCTCAGCATCCCGAAGATTCATCCAATTTCTGATCAAATATATTAAGGAAAAACAAGGCACCGAAGTGATTTCT
The genomic region above belongs to Camelus ferus isolate YT-003-E chromosome 5, BCGSAC_Cfer_1.0, whole genome shotgun sequence and contains:
- the PDE6D gene encoding retinal rod rhodopsin-sensitive cGMP 3',5'-cyclic phosphodiesterase subunit delta; the encoded protein is MSAKDERAREILRGFKLNWMNLRDAETGKILWQGTEDLSVPGVEHEARVPKKILKCKAVSRELNFSSAEQMEKFRLEQKVYFKGQCLEEWFFEFGFVIPNSTNTWQSLIEAAPESQMMPASVLTGNVIIETKFFDDDLLVSTSRVRLFYV